The following are from one region of the Silene latifolia isolate original U9 population chromosome 9, ASM4854445v1, whole genome shotgun sequence genome:
- the LOC141599859 gene encoding uncharacterized protein LOC141599859, which yields MASYARCLLFLLFAISFFLEIHARESKLFSKVTKTTKKNNANEISLSPSVSPPTLAPALSSEPEVVEHGYGLYGRDPYENTPTKTVMPTKKTISGEQEKYVPAQELSQTENYGDNNYLPPSYAGPPPPYNNPPKSEMLTKNTILGDQKYVHVEQSSNNNVNGNKYEYSPSTRNPVYGEHNKYVSERQGMSDTRFLENGKYYYDVNQDSKDVSSFVENQGNNGYVPTKQGMSDTQFMDNGKYFYDVQNEEAVSNANNNNNEQFQVEKHGMSDTRYLDNGKYFYGLNNNENVNTNFPNQYVTQERKGNYGGTKKFPNEYDTMEEYDREQGYIDPQDVYVP from the coding sequence ATGGCATCCTATGCAAGATGTCTTCTCTTCCTTCTCTTTGCAATTTCTTTCTTTCTCGAAATTCATGCTAGAGAAAGCAAGTTGTTTAGCAAAGTtaccaaaacaacaaagaaaaacAATGCTAATGAGATTAGCTTGTCTCCATCAGTATCACCACCAACTCTGGCTCCAGCTTTATCTTCGGAGCCAGAAGTTGTTGAACATGGGTACGGTCTTTATGGTCGTGACCCTTATGAAAATACGCCAACAAAAACTGTTATGCCTACCAAAAAAACTATTTCTGGTGAACAAGAGAAGTATGTTCCGGCTCAAGAGCTTAGCCAAACCgagaattatggtgataataattATCTGCCACCGTCTTATGCTGGTCCGCCTCCACCCTATAATAACCCTCCTAAGTCAGAGATGCTCACGAAAAACACTATTCTTGGTGACCAGAAGTATGTTCATGTTGAACAATCTAGCAACAACAATGTGAATGGAAACAAATATGAATACTCTCCTAGTACAAGAAACCCTGTTTATGGTGAACATAATAAATATGTAAGTGAGAGGCAAGGAATGAGTGACACTAGATTCTTAGAAAATGGGAAATACTATTATGATGTTAATCAAGATAGTAAAGATGTGAGTAGTTTCGTTGAAAATCAAGGGAATAATGGGTATGTTCCGACCAAGCAAGGAATGAGCGACACTCAATTCATGGACAATGGAAAATATTTCTATGATGTCCAAAATGAAGAGGCTGTTTCTAATgctaacaacaataacaatgaaCAATTTCAAGTAGAAAAGCACGGAATGAGCGATACTCGATACTTGGACAATGGGAAATATTTCTATGGTCTGAACAATAATGAAAATGTGAACACTAATTTCCCTAATCAGTATGTCACTCAAGAAAGAAAGGGTAACTATGGGGGGACCAAGAAGTTCCCTAATGAGTATGATACCATGGAAGAGTATGATAGGGAACAAGGTTACATTGATCCTCAAGATGTGTATGTTCCATGA